The Gammaproteobacteria bacterium region GCCATTACGCCTGATGCTGACAGTTCTCGTCGGTGATGCGGAACGGGGAGGACATAGGTGAAGGTGGCGAGTGCGGGGCAGTCTCATCATGATGCCGGCCTGACGAGTGCCACCTTCTTCACACTTCCCGAGTCAAGACCCGGCCTGTGCTGGGGAGGAGGACCTGGGCGCAACCGGCTGTTGCTCACCCTCGGTCTTCACTGCGGCATTGGAGCACAGAAACCCCGACAGAGGAGAGCACAGTGAGAAAACCGGTTCGCCTGTTGATACTGGTCATGCTGATCGCCCTGGTTGCTGCGGCTTGCGGAGCCGGCGGATCCAGCGACACGACCGCTCCCGAGAGTACGACTGCTCCCGAGAGTACGACCGCTCCCGAGAGTACGACCGCTCCCGAGAAAGAGGTGAAGAAGGTCGCGTTCTTTGGCTTTTCGGCAGCAAACGGGTTCGCTCAGGCGACCTGGGCCGGCATCCAGGAGGGTGCCGCGGAGTTGGGGGTCGAGGTCAAATTTTTCGATCCGAATTTCGATGCCAATACCCAAGTGTCCCAGATCCAGGATGCCATTACTAGCGGTGACTACCAGGCCTTCATCATCCAGGCCAATGACGGAAACGCAGTG contains the following coding sequences:
- a CDS encoding substrate-binding domain-containing protein translates to MLIALVAAACGAGGSSDTTAPESTTAPESTTAPESTTAPEKEVKKVAFFGFSAANGFAQATWAGIQEGAAELGVEVKFFDPNFDANTQVSQIQDAITSGDYQAFIIQANDGNAV